The Rhododendron vialii isolate Sample 1 chromosome 3a, ASM3025357v1 nucleotide sequence GCCTAGACGCctgttttgaaaaaaacaacCCACACACTTTGTTGAATACTTCCGCGTTTCCAttcccatttccatttccatacCTGTAGCATCATTTTTCCTATAAGTACCACACCTCAACTTCTCAAACATTACCATCACTTGTCATTGTTGTCAAAtccttttattaattaatcTGTTGACAGATTGAGGTAAAACAGTTTCtcgaggggaaaaaaaaaaaacaatcaggGACGACCTGAAGGACACTGACAGACAAATGACCGGTCGCTTCGGAGTTATTGGGTGCTTGGCGGTTATAGCCGCCGTGGTAATGGGTGCAGCAGCCGACACGTACACCGTTGGAGACGATTTAGGGTGGACGGTTCCTCCCGGCGGCCCTATTGCGTATTCCGTTTGGGCCGACAAGGAAACTTTCGAGGTCGGAGACACCCTAGGTATGCGTTGCTCATTTTCCATAACCAAGTCTCGATAATTAACTTGTTCGTATATGGTTGTACAAAAATGGAAAcgaaaacacttttttttttaaacactttTGGTATAGTTCCATTATTGACGTGTtctaggggtgataccggtccggtttcgaccggtttgggtgtatttttcggtcgaaatCGGTTATCcagtttgagatttttagaaaccggaaccggttgaaataaaccggtccggtttcgaccggctcaaccggtttcggtccggtttatccggttttcattcatgggttatattttgggcccaacacatcaaaaaatttacaattcaacccataaaatatcaaccaaaaatctataattcaacccatttttttgggcccaacaaaaaaggatcaattttgatctcaatacataaaaaaaaaacccataaaaacataattaagcccataaaaacaatttttatataataaatatatttattagaccaatatacatcacaaaatatcaaccaagaatccataattcaacccctcccctatgtttatatatatatatatatatatatatatatatacagtccgtctcccgtaaggaccaccttattttagttaaaatgcggacctcctcgtttcttccattttccgatcgaatttcgatgatccgagccgctcaatgtgttcagaacgtgattttaagggtacccgcgagaaattgacaaaaaaaatgaccgggaagggcttcatccgagcagtttttgtttgaaccgttcgataaaaaacaaacaaaaactgctcggatgaagcccttcccggtcattttttttgctgatttctcgtgggtacccttaaaatcacgttctgaacacattgagcggctcggatcatcgaaattcaatcgggaaagggaggtcctcattttattaaaatgaggtggttctTACGGGAGACggcctctatatatatatatataaccggcccggtttcaaccggtttttcAAACgcataaaccggatcgaaattattttttcggtttataaaattttataaatcggaaccggatcgaaattattcaaccagTTTAAAAAATTCGATCCAATCCGATTTTTTCGATTTTGATCGATTTTCCGGTTTCGAGTAACAGCCCTAACGTGTTCTATCTTCTTTCAGTATTCAACTGGACCGGGACACACAACGTGGCCAGAGTATCAACCAAGGCAGAATTCGACAACTGCACCGCGAACAACGTCATCGGCACGATCCAGACCGCCAGCCCGGCTAACTTCACTCTCGATACCAACGTCACCCACTACTTCATCTGCACCATCGAGTCCCATTGCTATCTGGGCCAGAAGGTGGAAATCACCTTCGGCAACAGCGCTTCACCGCTCGCCGCCGGGGCCTTCTCGGTGGTTCTCTTCGCCCTGGCCGTCTCTCTCATGAGTCACATGTAAATCAGCGTCCATTATATCTATAGCAGATTTCTTGCCAGTGGTTTTAGGATTCAGTTTATACACCtttaattttgtgatttattcGAGTGTAATAAAGTAATCTGATTGATTACAGATTGTGGGATTTGTTTACTGTACTCTCTGCATTGATCAACGAAGCGTTCTTTTAATAGGATTTGGGGTTAATCGCTAAGCTATTTTAGACGTCATAAAAACACAAATGCTATCGACTTTAAGAGGATTATTCTGGCCTCTACTCAAAGAGTGTAGGATAATAGGTGAAAGATGAATTAATATTCGAAAAAAAATGTATTCATATTTgtaaaagtgtattaatatccgtgaaATATGTATTAATATCTAaacttgtttgaaattatttatatattatccTCCACCTAGTGGCCGGGCGGAGGTTAGCAAAACCGTATGAACATAAAGGAATTATAAATTCCCCAAGAAAAGTtgtcaaaaggaaaaaatatccAAGCATGAACCTCAGAGCCGGCTTATAAGGGAGGCGAGAGAAGCGACCGTTTTTGGCCCCcgaattttgatccaaacttgAGACCAAATGTTACGGAAGAAACAAGTTTTCCACCAAATGTCACGGAAGAGAAGATAGATTGAAATCAAATGACCTTTTAGGATGTATGGGTAGTTAAATACCGATTGGATGAAGAACCATTGGAGTGGTTCACATCAGATCAAGCCCTTGACAAAATGGATACTCGTTTTGAGGGAAAAAAGACCGGGGCAAAAGAAAGGGAATGTTTCAAAAGATCCCCTTCCCTTGATTGGTTTGAGataggagaagagagagaatccgTCTGTACGTACGCACCGACGAGATGCATATCGACGGGTCTGCGGGGCTCACTCCAGGTCTCATATTGATGATTCGAGCAGTTAAACAATTTatagaagcaaaaaaaaaaaccgaatgaGCCTGGAAAAATCAACTgaatccgatatgtgtaagtgtTAAATATaatcttcaattttttcattcagagATTTTAGGATATCCTTCACTGTCTCTCTTTCTGTCCTCTTTGGCTCTCTCTTTCGCTGTCTGTGCAAGATAATGGGGGATCGAGACCCACCATTTTCCCCATGTTGGGTGTCTTGGCACAAGGCTACATCTGGGGTTGAGCTGCAGGGCGTATCCGAAATGGTACACTCACTCTTTCCTTCCTGTTTATCCATTTGCCTACACAAGTGTGCGACAAGAGTATTCATTTAATTTTCAAAGTTAACTTTGCCCCAAAAATATACTACTGTAGTACATTGGACATTAACAATCTTTTGATTGCAATAGATTCATCTTACCGTTAGTTTTAATAAGTATTATGATGATGACagaccattcatttttttttcataacgaAGGGTCTCTGTCTGTACAAAGACCCAAGGCCCTTCTTATAGCACAAGAAGAACTGTAGCCCTGTTCATTCTCACTCGCACCAGACAAGGCCATAACTCCATACATGGCTGCTGAAGAAGGACTGGTGCAGCTGCAAATGACCACTTGGAAGCAGGGACGGATTCAGGAATATAGCTTAGTGGTGGCACATTGTTAATCATAATGgcgaaagtttatttttttagtcaaccacaataagattgtactccctccgtcccttatttagagttcagtattccattttggttgTCCCTttataagtgtccattttgtaaagttagtgggtaaaaattggtgcattgtctattttgtcccaaaaagtatatttcattttaaaaagttagtgagtaaaagtgtaatgatgatggttAAGTAgggaaaattgagaaaaaagttaatgtaaaaaatataatgatgatgtctttttaataagttagagttacgaagcaagacacttaaaaagggacaaaggaagtacaaaattaaggcatgcattactagctacaaaagtttataacacgtattttaagttaaattaggtaaaaatgagcagtaaatctcaaacaaaaattttaaagtatgttttaaatgaacattcgacaaattttagaatgatcaaactagttttgttaatgactttattgCAAATATTTCTCCCAAacagttaaaaataaaaaaaatcaagaaagaatatatCCAAATAGATAAACAGCTCATAAaacaacaagtataaatgcaccatatgatgGAATTTATTCATAAAACTAgttctatatgtgtatttttgagataaatgcaagtgtgtgtatttatatattagcacacttttataattatgttaatttatacaaaaatatttttaaaatattttaatttcgaatGGGGTGCGCGTTTGAATGGGAGCGAGTGACCCCACGTGCCTCGCCTAGCACCGTCCCTGCTTGGAGTTGGAGGCCACTTTGTCTTCGATTATCAACGGAGGTGTGTGAGTGAACAAGAGGATGGGAGCCACAAATGCAGTCAACAGAATAGAAGCCCATACTTTGTTCAATACTTCTCCTACTTCACCTCAACTTCTCAACATTACCATCACTTGTCAAATCCATCTTTTCTATTAACATATTGAGATACTGACAGACAAATGGCCGGCTGCTTCGGAGTTATTGGGTGCTTGGTGGTTATAGCTGTCGCGGTAATGCGCGCAGCAGCAGCTGAGACATAGTACACCGTTAGAGATAGTTTAGAGTGGAAAGTTCCTTCCGGCGGCGCTATTGCGTATTCCACTTGGGCTAACAAGCAAACTTTCAAGGTCGGAGACGCCCTAGTTACGCATTGCTCATTTTCTCTAACCAAGTCTCAATGATTGTAGAGGGGATTTTGTGGTTTTGGTGATTACCGTAAACGTTCTGTTCTAGATTATTTTTGTAGAATACTCGGCTAGAATAATTCTAtggcactaattttttttaagtgagTGCATCTCCACCtcttactcaaattttcactcaaaaattttgaataaaaacatgagtaaaagcttcatttggtattGTGTGCGCTTCAATGGGCAAACTCAAACCCAAACATAAATACACATAAATAtgagtaaaaacttcattaatggCAAAGTCGTATATATAAGAGTGTGAAATTTGCCTTCACAATTTTGAGTAAGGATTTGAATCTAACCAAATTTGAGTATTTAATATAGGtttgagtaaggagtggaggagcctttttaaggatttttactcaaattttgagttttgagtcaATAAAAGAGTAAGGAGTGGAGGGATTGAGGGGTGCTATCCTGGCCTTGCGGGGCCTGCTTCGATTTTTTTCCGATGATCgtaaacgttcactttgtagagcttgcCGAGTAAAACaatcatgtaaaaaatcagctcgatcggatatcattaagtgcctgattgaaacatttttattttggaaagaGTGGAtctgaaacactggatcaaatccactggaTTCCATTATTGGCAAGTTGTATGTGTTCgaatcaggcacttaatgatatctgatcgagctgatttttttaatggactcgacgagctctacgatgtgaacgtttccgatcatcgaaACAAGACCTAAGCGGGCCCCGCAAAGCTGGGACAGCACCTTGCTGCCCCTGGTTCTGcagtggagatgctctaacagaCCACTCTATCTAGCTTTTCAGTTAAAATTGACAAGTTTCAAACACATAGCATGCATGTATGTTCTTTCTTCCCTCTTACTGTGGTCCTATTCAGGCAGTGCCAATGGTGTACCAACACAGCTTTATTCCCCTAAAGGGAAAAATTGAAGCACGAATATAAGTACCCATTAAGcatgctaaaaaaattaaagtgaaCTTTTAGTATAAGTTGTATATAACTTGTTCGTATTTCGTTATACGAAAATGGAAACGaaaaccctttttcttttttcttttttggaaacgAAAACACGTTGAGTTCCATTATTAATGTgttgttcttctctctcttctttcagtATTCAAACTGGACCGGTACACAAGACGTGGCCAGAGTACCCCAAGGATCAATTCAACAATTGCACCGCAAACTTCGTCTTTGGCACGACCCAAACCACCAGCCCGGCTAACTTCACTCTTGAGTCCAACGTCACCCACTACTACATCTGCACCATCGATTCCCACTGCTCTCCGGGCCAGAAGTTGGAAATCACCACTGGCAGCAACGGCGCTTCACCACTTGCCGCTGGGGCCTTCTCAGTGGTTCTGTTGGCCTTGGCCGTCTCTCTCGTGAGTCACATGTAAATCAGTCTCCCTTATATCTATAGCAGATTTCTTGCCAGTGGCAGTGGTTTTAGGATTCAGTTTGTATAAACCTTCAATTTTGTGATTTGTTCGAGTATAACAAAGTAATCTGATTGATCACAGATTGTGGGATTTGTTTACTGTACTCTGCATTGATCAAAGAACCATTCTTTTAATAGGATTTGGGGTTAATCACTAAGCTATTTTAGACATAAGAAAACTAATATGTGTACTAACACCACTATAAACATATTTAAAAAACTTCCATCCCAAGATAAGTAGTTAAGGAATAATCCATGACAACTTTGACCCaccaaacttttcaaaattacattccaACCTCTAACATGTCCCTCGCGTGTCCGACTTAAGGTACAAATCTTTGGCGTTTCCGTTCGTAGCTCACTGTTATGATGTCAACGTAAGCCAAGCTCTTTCCACTCGGCTATTTCTTGGTCTGAATTTAAGGACAAGAGGTAGTTCGATTGAAATAATGAAGTTTCATAGCAACCTGCAATGCTAATCTAAACCCTACCGGCTACCGTTTCTGGTTCTTCTTAGATGCTATGTTGTCTTCATcttattttcacaaattatttGCAGAATTTGCAAAACTTACTTCTTTGGCACACCCTTGCAACTGGGAACTCATCAACAGCACGCAAGTTCACAATAAAAATGTACATGAATATTGGAGGAGCCAAAGATATATATGCAAAATTGTTATTTCCAAAAATTGTACGTTACAttccaaaaactaaaactaCGAACCTGGCCTTTTCATTCGACCAACAAACTGGCTGGATCTGAGCTCTGGTTGTGAGAAAAATAACCCATCCTCAAGATTTTCATGTAACTGTGCTTTACGCTTTCTGGTAGCTGCTTCCACATTCTGACCTCCACCCTCAGAATTCCACCGACTTCTATGGGACTCAAAGGGATCATTAGCAATATCCACAGGAAAGAATGAAAACTCCTTGTTTTGGTGGGGAGACAGATTAGTGAACATGATCCCCTCCTGAGAACTGCTTACATCAACTGTAGGAGTGTCATGAGCCACAACTCTTCCCGGTTTGATGCACGGTTCTTTAAACAACCCCAAACGTAACGATAAGTCAAACCCCGTTTCAGGTGCCTTCCCATGGTGCTTTCTGGAATCTGCTTGTCTGACTCTGTTTGAAGTATTTTCATCCCTCTCACAGGAAAGCAGGTTTTGCAAGAAACCCTTTTTAGTTGTCTCTGCGATTGATGGGAAAATTGGTCTACCAACGAATATGGCATTGGGGTTTCTAGGGACTTGGAAGGTTGACTGGGGCAATTCGGGTTGGAACTGGGTCCCATAGTACAAGGGATAAACCAAACCGACATTTGGGGAGGTGTTACTTTCCACAGGGATAAACTGGTGGTTGCTGGGAGGAGGAACTTCCACACATGGAGAAGGAAAATTGCAATGAGTAATGTGGTTATTACAGCTATTGCTTTGTGTCATAGTTGTATTAGATTGAGTTGAATTCATGGATATGGGCCTTGGGGAGGTTAATAGATTGCCAGAGTGGAGAGGTAGTGACTGGGGGTTCCACTCATTGGTAGTGTTATTAGGATCTTGAGTTTTCTGGCCAAGGTAACTTCTTGGATTAGCATTTCGTTGGCTTCGGGATGCTCTTACTGGAACACAACCCAAATTAAGGGCAGCTGAACATCAGGTGAAAGGGGCACAAACAAACAACAAGAcgcaaaaattaaattaatcatttcaaaaatattcataaCAGTAAATGTTTTCACTAGCTAAAGTGGTAATTTATGGATAATCACCTTCAACGCATGGGGGCAAGAGATCTCCCGTTTCGGTGCTTTCATCTCTCTTAATGATCGTATTAATGGCATCATTAACCCGGTCCCATAATGTTGCAAGATCCATGTACTCAGCCTAAGCAAAGGAACAACAGTGTTCGAAACTTATGTACTCCAAACCAACGTATGAAGTCATAATCAATGCTAACCCATATCAAGGCATCTCCAATCATGCACCAAATCTTTTATCAAATCCTTTCACCACAGTGATACTAAATTAAggaaaaactcttttttttttaatcaaatccCGGAAGAAACAAGTTTTCCACCAAATGTTATGAAAGGAGGTTTGGGGAAAACACGTGGAACCTTTTATTGATGAAATGTTTAAGAGAGGATAGATTGAAATCAAATGACCTTTTAGGATACATTCGATTGGATGAAGAACCATTGTAGTGGTTCATATCAGATCAAGCCCTTGACAAAATGTATACTCATTTTGAGGGAAAACAGACTAGGGagagaaaagttcaaaaatttccacttcccttgtttggtttgagagaggagaagagaaaatgCCAAAATATTAAGGGCACAACATTTTCCCTCTTTTcctcttaattattttctcttctcttccctctctttccacaagttccaaaaagCGCCTAAGGACTGGAGATGGTCGATAATATCTGTAAAGAAGAAGTAAAACCTCAGAATTGGCTTTGGAGTATATGATTTCCTCTGCTTTCAATACCACAATAGGCAGCTTCTCTTGCCATTCTTTGTTCTTCTTAGTGACAGGGCTATGACTCTCTTGGACAGCCCTAAATTCAAACACATGGTGGGCATACGGTCAAACTTCACAAAAAACACACtctaaaacagaaaacaagctTGACACCAAACACTACCCGGGAAAACCCTAACCTAACGCAAAGAGGGCATTCATAAAACTTCACACAACACCCAAGCTTCTAACATACAACCCATAGACAACCCTAATCGAACACATTGAGGGCATCAACAGAAGTGCCCCAAAAATAGAAGACAAGCTCGAAACAAACACTACCTAGTACCTGAAAATCTGCTGAATGACGGAACCTCTCATTGGTTGGTGTCTATCGCTGTGCCAAGCTCTCCTCACGCACTCGTAGGGTCTTGGCCCTGGCCTCGGCATCTTCAAATTACTGTATAATTAGAGAGAAATGATTCAAGGGCCTACAGGCCGTGTATGTTGTTGAGTTCGGACCCAGGGGAaatgtggagagagaaaggataggagagaaagggagggagaaATCTGCTTTTTACAGTAGAAGGCAGGTTCTCAACATGGATGTGTGAGAAATCTGCTTTTTCCCTTCACCACTTCCAATCCCCAGTAGCAATCGtactttttagagagagagagagagagagagatgctctTTTCAcatttacttttgttttgtccttggGATTCAATTATGTAGTACTGTTTTACCAATGGTGTGATATGTCTCTGccctctctcagtctctctctctcccatcccTGTGCGAAATAACCCCACCCTCACAAGTCACCATTCAGAAACTGTCTTTATTGCGTTTTGGGCATTTGgggacctctctctctccctctctctctccttcacacacacacacacactctctctctctctctctctctctctttcgctGTCTGTGCAACAGTGCAGGATAACGGGGGATCGAGACCCACCATTTTCCACATGTTGGGTGCCTAGGCTGAGCTGCAGCTCGTATCAAAAAATGGTACTCTTTCCGGTTTGTCCGTTTGCCTACACAACACAAGTGTGCGACAAGTCAGTCTCCGTAGGACTGGGGGGAGCTGCTGTCCCTtgaagggacagcagcgtgctgtcccGGCCAAGGGAGTCCCGCTCCGGTCTTATTCCGATGATCAAAAACGTTCACctcgtagagctcatcgagttgaacaagtacgcaaaaaaatcagtttgatcggatatcattaagtgcctgatcggaacacatataacttgtcAATGATgggttctagtagatttgatcaAGTGTTTCAGATctattcttttcaagacaaaaaggtttcgattaggtacttaatgatatccgatcgagctgattttttacgtacttgttcaactcaacgagctctacgaagtgaacatttCCAATCATTAAAACGAGACTGGAGCACGGCCCTCTTGACCAAGACAGCAGGCTGCTATTCCTTAAAGGGACAACAACTCCCCCAACTCCCAATCTCCGTAGTGCACCGATGCACTCTGCGTATAAGAGTACTCCGTACCTCGGTAGATTTAAATGAGATTTCTATCATCGTGATTTCAACTGTTCAATTTATAGAATTTGTTGACTGAATTTATCTGAAAAATGAAGTTCATCGGACTTTTGTAATCTTTTGAGATTATAATAGATTCATCTCACCTTTCGTTTTCGGAATTGTGACTGatcaatcttttttctttttttttgtaacaaaaGGGTCGGTCTTTGACCAATATTTTccaaatgaagaaaataaaatatgaaataGTAAGTACTGTCATGGCTTCCTGATAAATCCAGAATAAGCTTAACTAAATTAGATGTCCCATATTTAAGTGTTGAACCGCTCTGCAAATTATACGGTTCAAATCACAATGATAAAGTTTCTATGAACGTCATGCACTATACCGCGCGTTCATAGCGTAATATAGAAACTCATTATC carries:
- the LOC131320250 gene encoding cucumber peeling cupredoxin-like gives rise to the protein MTGRFGVIGCLAVIAAVVMGAAADTYTVGDDLGWTVPPGGPIAYSVWADKETFEVGDTLVFNWTGTHNVARVSTKAEFDNCTANNVIGTIQTASPANFTLDTNVTHYFICTIESHCYLGQKVEITFGNSASPLAAGAFSVVLFALAVSLMSHM
- the LOC131320243 gene encoding uncharacterized protein LOC131320243 isoform X2, translating into MDLATLWDRVNDAINTIIKRDESTETGDLLPPCVEAALNLGCVPVRASRSQRNANPRSYLGQKTQDPNNTTNEWNPQSLPLHSGNLLTSPRPISMNSTQSNTTMTQSNSCNNHITHCNFPSPCVEVPPPSNHQFIPVESNTSPNVGLVYPLYYGTQFQPELPQSTFQVPRNPNAIFVGRPIFPSIAETTKKGFLQNLLSCERDENTSNRVRQADSRKHHGKAPETGFDLSLRLGLFKEPCIKPGRVVAHDTPTVDVSSSQEGIMFTNLSPHQNKEFSFFPVDIANDPFESHRSRWNSEGGGQNVEAATRKRKAQLHENLEDGLFFSQPELRSSQFVGRMKRPGS
- the LOC131320243 gene encoding uncharacterized protein LOC131320243 isoform X1; translated protein: MPRPGPRPYECVRRAWHSDRHQPMRGSVIQQIFRAVQESHSPVTKKNKEWQEKLPIVVLKAEEIIYSKANSEAEYMDLATLWDRVNDAINTIIKRDESTETGDLLPPCVEAALNLGCVPVRASRSQRNANPRSYLGQKTQDPNNTTNEWNPQSLPLHSGNLLTSPRPISMNSTQSNTTMTQSNSCNNHITHCNFPSPCVEVPPPSNHQFIPVESNTSPNVGLVYPLYYGTQFQPELPQSTFQVPRNPNAIFVGRPIFPSIAETTKKGFLQNLLSCERDENTSNRVRQADSRKHHGKAPETGFDLSLRLGLFKEPCIKPGRVVAHDTPTVDVSSSQEGIMFTNLSPHQNKEFSFFPVDIANDPFESHRSRWNSEGGGQNVEAATRKRKAQLHENLEDGLFFSQPELRSSQFVGRMKRPGS